The Pseudomonas sp. HOU2 DNA window ATTGAACAGTCTGCGTGAGCTGATGGAAGTGCAGCTCGGCACGCTGGCCTGGAATCAGCTGCAAGGCAGCCGTCCGGCCCAAGCCAATCTGTATCGCCGTCTGCAACGCATCGGTCTGTCCGGGCCGTTGTCGCGCGATCTGCTGGCGATGATCACTGACATCGAAGAACCACGTCAGGCCTGGCGCATGCTGCTCGCGCATCTGGCGCGAATGATTGCCGTACCGGAAGTCGAGCCGCTGGAAGAGGGCGGGGTGATTGCCATGGTCGGTCCGGCCGGCATGGGCAAGACCACCACCCTGGCCAAACTCGCTGCGCGCTACGTGCTCAAGTATGGCGCGCAGAACGTGGCGCTGGTCAGCATGGACAGTTTCCGTATCGGTGCCCAGGAACAGCTGAAGACCCTGGGGCGGATTCTCAATGTGCCGGTGACCCACGTCGATCCGGGCCAGTCGCTGGTGCAGGCGCTCGATCCGCTGCTGCGCAAACGCGTGGTGCTGATCGATACCGCCGGCCTGCAGGCCAGTGATCCGGCCCTGCGCATGCAACTGGAAAGTCTGGCCGGGCGTGGCATCCGTTCAAAAAATTATCTGGTGCTGGCAACCACCAGCCAGAAACAGGTTCTAACCGCCGCTTATCACAGTTACAAGCGTTGCGGGCTTGCCGGCTGCATCCTGACTAAACTGGATGAGACGGCCAGCCTTGGCGAAGTGTTGAGCCTGGCGATCAGTCATGAACTGCCGGTCGCGTACCTGACCGATGGCCCACGGATTCCGGATGATCTGCATCTGCCGCGCCGTCATCAACTGGTCAGCCGCGCCGTCAGCGTGCAAATGCAGGAAGAACCCAGCGAAGAAGCCATGGCTGACATGTTCGCTGATATCTACCACAGCCCGACCAAGCAGGTTGGCTGAGGTAATGAACAGTTTTTGTACCTACATCGATGGTCTGCCATGCATTGTTCCGGTTGTGAACGCGCAGCCAGTAATGTGGCCTCCGTCTATGCAAGACAAGGTAAAGAAATAACATGGGCAGCATGCATCCCGTACAGGTGATCGCGGTGACCGGCGGCAAAGGTGGCGTCGGCAAGACTAACGTGTCAGTGAACTTGTCTCTGGCGCTGGCAGAGCTTGGCCGTCGGGTCATGCTGCTGGACGCCGATCTGGGGCTGGCGAACGTCGACGTTCTGCTGGGGCTGACCCCCAAACGTACTCTGGCCGATGTGATCGAAGGCCGCTGCGAGCTGCGCGACGTGCTGTTGCAGGGGCCCGGCGGGATCCGCATCGTGCCGGCCGCCTCCGGCACCCAAAGCATGGTGCACCTGAGCCCGGCGCAACATGCCGGTCTGATTCAGGCCTTCAGCGACATCGGCGACAACCTCGATGTGCTGGTGATCGACACCGCTGCGGGTATTGGTGACTCGGTAGTCAGTTTTGTCCGCGCCGCCCAGGAAGTGTTGCTGGTGGTCTGCGACGAGCCGACCTCGATCACCGACGCCTACGCGCTGATCAAACTGCTCAACCGTGACTACGGCATGAACCGCTTCCGCGTCCTCGCCAACATGGCGCAGAGCCCGCAGGAAGGGCGCAATCTGTTCGCCAAGTTGACCAAGGTCACGGATCGCTTCCTCGACGTCGCCTTACAATACGTCGGCGCCGTGCCGTACGACGAAAGCGTGCGCAAGGCCGTGCAGAAGCAGCGAGCGGTCTATGAAGCCTTTCCGCGTTCCAAGTGCGCGCTGGCATTCAAGGCGATCGCGCAGAAGGTCGATACCTGGCCGCTGCCTGCCAACCCGCGCGGTCACCTGGAGTTTTTCGTCGAGCGCCTCGTGCAGCAAACGGCAGGGCCTGTGTTATGACCGCGAGCGGTATGAACTACTACAAGAAGTCGGCACGTGACGCGCAATACGAGTTGATCGAGCGTTACGCGCCACTGGTCAAGCGCATTGCCTATCACCTGCTGGCGCGCTTGCCGGCGAGTGTGCAGGTTGAAGACCTGATTCAGGCCGGGATGATCGGCCTGCTCGAAGTCTCGACCAAATACGACGCCAGCAAAGGCGCCAGTTTCGAAACGTACGCGGGCATCCGGATCCGCGGCGCGATGCTCGACGAAGTACGCAAAGGGGACTGGGCTCCGCGCTCGGTTCACCGCAACACCCGTATGGTCAGCGACGCAATTCGCGCAATTGAAGCTAAAACCGGCCGTGACGCTAAAGATCACGAGGTTGCGGCCGAACTCCAATTGAGTCTCGACGATTACTACGGGATTTTGAATGACACCCTGGGCAGCCGGCTGTTCAGTTTCGACGACCTGTTGCAGGACGGCGAACACGAAGGGCTGCACGAGGATGGCGCCAGTGCTCATCTTGAGCCGTCACGCGATCTGGAAGATGAACGCTTCCAGGCGGCGCTGGCGGACGCGATTGCCAATTTGCCGGAGCGTGAGCGACTGGTGTTGGCGCTGTACTACGACGAAGAACTGAACCTCAAGGAAATCGGTGAAGTCCTTGGCGTCAGTGAATCGCGGGTCAGCCAGTTACACAGCCAGTGCGCGGCCCGTTTGCGGGGGCGTTTGGGGGAGTGGCGAGCGCGCTGAAGGCAGTGTGGGGACACTGCGAACGAGGCTGGTGCGGTGATGAACGGCACCGGTCTTGCTCTGTTGTGCTCCAGACAGTCTTCGAGTGCTGCGCCGATTGATTGAAGTGGCGCGTCCAGGTGCTGGGCGCGTTTAAGACTGCTTGGAGGTCGAATTGAACAAAGACATGAAAATCCTCATCGTTGATGACTTCTCAACGATGCGGCGGATCATCAAGAACCTGCTGCGCGATCTCGGGTTCACCAACACCGTCGAGGCCGACGATGGCACGACCGCCATTCCGGTGCTCAACAGCGGCAGCATCGACTTTCTGGTAACGGACTGGAACATGCCGGGCATGACCGGTATCGACTTGCTGCGCCACGTGCGTGCCGATGAAAAACTCAAGCATCTGCCGGTGCTGATGGTGACCGCTGAAGCCAAGCGCGAGCAAATCATCGAGGCCGCTCAGGCCGGTGTGAACGGCTACGTGGTCAAACCTTTCACGGCTCAGGCGTTGAAAGACAAAATCGAGAAGATTTTCGAACGCATCGGCTGATGACGCGCGGGGGAGCTATGGAGCATAACGAATCTTCACAGGGCGATTTCGAGTCGACCCTGAAAAAACACGCGGTCGAACTGGTCGAGAGCCTTGAAAAAGGCAGGTTCGGCGACGCTGTGCAACTGATCCATGAGCTCAATCAGACCCGTGACCGCGGCCTGTATCAGGAAGTGGGCAAGCTCACACGCGAACTGCACAGTGCGATCGTCAATTTCCAGATCGATCCGCACATGCCGCAGGCCGAGGAAGTGTCGCAAATCACCGACGCCACCGAACGCCTGGGCTATGTGGTCAAGCTGACCGAAGCCGCGGCCAACCGCACCATGGATCTGGTGGAAAGCGCCACGCCGGTGGTCAATGGCCTGGCTGAAGAAGCCCAGGCGCTGAGCACCGATTGGGGCCGCTTCATGCGTCGCGAGGTCGGGGCTGAAGAGTTCCGCGAGCTGGCGCGCCGGGTCGACGGTTTTCTGTCACGCAGCAGCACGGACAACCGTGCGGTGTCGAGCAATCTGAACGACATCCTGCTGGCTCAGGATTATCAGGACCTCACCGGTCAAGTGATCAAGCGTGTGACCCAGCTGGTCACCGAAGTCGAAAGCAATTTGCTCAAACTCGTCCTCATGGCCAGTCAGGTGGACCGCTTTGCGGGCATCGAACACGACCGCGCCGCGATGCTTGCAGAAAAAGATCCACAAAAACATCTCTCGCAGGGTGAAGGTCCGCAGATTCATGCCGATAAACGAGAAGACGTTGTGTCCGGTCAGGACGATGTGGACGATTTGTTATCCAGCCTTGGATTTTGAGTTTTAGGTTTTTAGACCTGTAGGAGCACCCCATTAATGAGCTTCGGCGCCGATGAAGAGATCCTTCAGGATTTCCTGGTTGAGGCCGGCGAGATTCTTGAGCAACTGTCCGAACAACTGGTCGAGCTGGAAAGCCGCCCGGATGACGCAGATCTGCTCAACGCAATTTTTCGCGGTTTCCACACTGTAAAAGGGGGCGCCGGCTTCCTTCAGCTCAATGAGCTGGTGGAGTGCTGTCACATCGCCGAAAACGTGTTCGACATCCTGCGCAAGGGTGAGCGTCGCGTTGATGCAGAACTGATGGACGTGGTGCTTGAAGCACTGGACGCGGTGAACAGCATGTTCAGCGAAGTCCGTGAACGTGCACCGATCACTGCCGCTACCCCGGAACTGCTGGCCGCGCTGGCGCGTCTGGCCGAACCGCAATCGGCTGACGAAGCCCCGGCTTCGCCGGTGGCCGAGATGATCGAAGAGCTGGTCGTCGAAGGCGATTCGAGCGATTCGGGCGACATCACCGATAACGAATTCGAACAGCTGCTCGATTCGCTGAACGCCGTCAAGGCCGAAGCCGAAGCGCCGATTGCTGTGGCATCTGCGCCGGTTGCCGATGCGGCCGCCAGCGATGAAATCACCGACGCTGAATTCGAGTCCTTGCTCGATCAGTTGCACGGCAAAGGCCAGTTCGCGCCGGACGCCGTGGCACCGACGGCAGCCGCTGCGGCGGCACCGGCGGCGGGCGACAGCTCGGACATCACCGACGACGAATTCGAAGCACTGCTCGATCAGTTGCATGGCAAGGGCAACTTTGCCGTGGAAGCGCTGGAGTCGGCGATCGCCTCGGCACCGGTTGCGCCTGCCGCACCGGCGGCCGCCGCTGCCGGCAGCGATCTGATCAGCGATCACGAATTCGAATCGCTGCTCGACGAATTGCACGGCAAAGGCAAGTTCACCGACGTTGGCGCCGCTGCTGCGGGCACCGCATCGACCGTGGCTGCATCTGCCGCCAAGGCTGCTGCCGCTCCAGCCGCTGCGCCGAAGGCTGCACCCAAGCCTGAGCCGAAGGCCGAAGCGCCAAAACCGGCCGCCGCTGCTGCACCGGCCCCTGCCCGCGCTGCCGCGGCGCCGCCACCGGAAAAACCGGCGAGCGAAGCCGAGACCACCGTGCGGGTCGATACCGCGCGTCTCGACGAAATCATGAACATGGTCGGCGAACTGGTACTGGTGCGTAACCGCCTGGTGCGCCTGGGTCTCAACAGCGGCGACGAAGCCATGTCCAAGGCCGTGTCGAACCTCGACGTGGTCACGGCTGACTTGCAGACCGCAGTGATGAAGACCCGGATGCAGCCGATCAAGAAGGTCTTCGGGCGCTTCCCGCGTCTGGTTCGCGACCTCGCGCGTCAGCTCAAGAAAGAGATCAACCTGGAACTGGTGGGTGAAGAAACCGACCTCGACAAAAACCTTGTCGAGGCCCTGGCCGACCCGCTGGTCCACTTGGTGCGCAACGCGGTTGACCACGGTATCGAGTCGCCGGAAGAACGCGAAGCTTCAGGCAAGGCCCGTGGCGGTCGCGTGGTACTGGCCGCCGAGCAGGAAGGCGACCACATCCTGTTGTCGATCTCCGACGACGGCAAGGGCATGGACCCGAACGTGCTGCGTTCGATCGCGGTAAAACGCGGTGTGATGGACAAGGACGCGGCCGATCGCCTGAGCGATACCGAGTGCTACAACCTGATTTTCGCCCCGGGTTTCTCGACCAAGACCGAGATCTCCGACGTGTCCGGCCGCGGTGTCGGCATGGACGTGGTGAAGACCAAGATTTCCCAGCTCAACGGTTCGATCAACATCTACTCGACCAAGGGCCAGGGCTCGAAGATCGTCATCAAGGTGCCGCTGACGCTGGCGATCATGCCGACCCTGATGGTGATGCTCGGCAATCAGGCGTTTGCGTTCCCATTGGTCAACGTCAACGAAATCTTCCACCTCGACCTGTCGACCACCAACGTGGTGGATGGCCAGGAAGTGGTGATCGTGCGGGACAAGGCGCTGCCATTGTTCTACCTCAAGCGCTGGCTGGTCAGCTCCGCCGCTCACGAAGAGCAGCGCGAAGGCCATGTGGTGATCCTTTCGGTGGGCACCCAGCGGATCGGCTTCGTCGTCGATCAACTGGTCGGCCAGGAAGAAGTGGTCATCAAGCCATTGGGCAAAATGCTGCAGGGCACTCCGGGCATGTCCGGCGCCACCATCACCGGTGACGGCCGCATCGCGCTGATTCTCGATGTTCCAAGCATGCTCAAGCGTTACGCGACGAAGCGTATTTGAATCCGGGGCAGCGGGGCGACGACGTCCCGCTGCACCTAATGGAGTGTTTATGGCAGTCAAAGTCCTGGTGGTGGACGATTCGGGTTTTTTCCGCCGCCGCGTCTCGGAAATTCTTTCAGCGGATCCGAGCATCCAGGTGGTCGGTACGGCCACCAACGGTAAAGAGGCGATCGATCAGGCCCTGGCCCTCAAGCCGGACGTGATCACCATGGACTACGAGATGCCGATGATGGATGGCATCACGGCGGTGCGGCACATCATGCAGCGCTGCCCGACCCCGGTGTTGATGTTCTCCTCGCTGACGCACGAAGGCGCCCGGGTCACCCTGGATGCGCTGGACGCCGGCGCGGTGGATTTCCTGCCGAAGAATTTCGAAGACATCTCGCGCAACCCCGAGAAGGTCAAGCAACTGCTGTGCGAGAAGGTCCACAGCATATCGCGCAGCAATCGTCGCTTCAGTGCCTACAGTGCGCCGGCTCCGGCCGCGGCACCGACGCCTGCGCCAGCCCCGGCGGCTTCGAGTTTCAGCAGCCACAGCGCTGCTGCACCGACGCGTCCATCGCCGGCTCCAGCACCTGCGCGTGCGCCAGCCGCCAGCGCGTCGTCGCCGGCACCGAAACGCAAAGCCTACAAACTGGTTGCCATCGGTACTTCGACCGGCGGCCCGGTTGCCCTGCAACGGGTGCTGACCCAATTGCCGGCGAACTTCCCGGCGCCGATCGTGCTGATCCAGCACATGCCGGCGGCGTTCACCAAGGCGTTTGCCGAGCGCCTGGACAAGCTGTGCCGCATCAGCGTCAAGGAAGCCGAGGATGGCGACATCCTGCGTCCGGGCCTGGCGCTGCTGGCCCCGGGTGGCAAGCAGATGATGATCGACGGCCGTGGCGCGGTGAAAATCCTCCCGGGCGACGAGCGTCTGAATTACAAACCGTGCGTGGACATCACCTTCGGTTCTGCAGCCAAGTCTTACGGTGACAAAGTTCTGGCGGTGGTGCTCACCGGCATGGGCGCCGACGGCCGTGAAGGCGCACGTCTGCTCAAGCAGGGCGGCAGCTCGGTGTGGGCGCAGGATGAGGCAAGCTGCGTGATCTACGGCATGCCGATGGCCATCGTCAAAGCCGATCTGGCTGACGCGGTCTACGGCCTGGACGACATCGGCAAGCACATCGTCGAGGCGTGTATCTGATGGATGTTCTAAGCCTTATCGGGATTATCCTGGCGTTCGTCGCCATCATCGGCGGCAACTTCCTTGAAGGCGGTCACCTCGGCGCGCTGGCCAACGGCCCGGCCGCGCTGATCGTGCTCGGTGGCACCATCGGTGCAGCGCTGCTGCAATCGCCGATGAGCGCCTTCAAGCGCGCCATGCAGATTCTCGCCTGGATCCTGTTTCCACCGCGCGTGGACCTGGCCGGCGGCATCGACCGCGTGGTCAACTGGAGTCTCACCGCACGCAAGGAAGGCTTGCTCGGCCTGGAAGGCGTCGCCGATGCCGAACCGGACAACTACTCGCGCAAGGGCCTGCAATTGCTGGTCGACGGTGCTGAGCCGGAAGCGATCCGCAGCATCCTCGAAGTGGATTTCTACACCCAGGAAGCGCGCGACATCGAGGCTGCCAAAGTCTTCGAAAGCATGGGCGGCTACGCGCCGACCATCGGCATCATCGGTGCGGTGATGGGCCTGATTCATGTGATGGGCAACCTCGCTGATCCGACCCAATTGGGTAGCGGCATTGCCGTGGCATTCGTCGCGACCATCTATGGCGTGGCCAGTGCCAACCTGGTGTTGCTGCCGGTGGCGGCCAAGCTCAAGTCAATCGCGTTGCGGCAGTCGCGTTATCGCGAAATGTTGTTGGAAGGTATTTTGTCGATCGCCGAAGGTGAAAACCCTCGCTCTATCGAGCTGAAGCTTCAGGGCTTCATGGATTGATGGGGGTAATGGACTATGGCTCGCCGCAGGCATCAGGAAGAACACGTTAATCACGAGCGCTGGCTCGTGTCCTACGCGGATTTCATCACGCTGCTGTTCGCGTTCTTCGTGGTGATGTACTCGATCTCGTCGATCAACGAAGGCAAGTACAAGGTCATTTCCGAAGCGCTGATCGGGGTTTTCACCGACTCCGATCGCTCGCTCAAGCCGATCCCGATCGGGGAGGAACGCCCAAAAACCGTGACCCCGGCCAAGCCGCTGGTCAAGGACAGCGAGCAGGTTGACGCCGGTATCGCCGGGGCCAGCGATCCGCTGAAAAGCATTGCCGATGACATCAGTGCCGCGTTCGGCGACTTGATCAGCTCCAACCAGATGACCGTGCGCGGCAACGAGTTGTGGGTCGAGATCGAACTCAACTCCAGCCTGTTGTTCGGCAGCGGCGACGCGATGCCGAGTGATATCGCGTTCAACATCATCGACAAGGTCGCGGCGATCCTCAAACCGTTCGACAACCCGATCCACGTCGAAGGCTTCACCGACGATCAGCCGATCCGTACCGCGCAGTATCCGACCAACTGGGAGCTGTCCTCGGCGCGCTCGGCGAGCATCGTCCGCATGCTGGCGATGCAGGGCGTGAATCCTGGCCGTCTGGCTTCGGTGGGGTATGGCGAGTTTCAGCCGGTGGCCAATAACGCCACTGCCGAAGGCCGGGCGAAAAACCGTCGTGTGGTGCTGGTGGTGTCGCGCAATCTCGATGTGCGCCGCAGTCTGACCGGCACCGGTACCGCCAATGCACAACCGGACGCGGCATTGAAGCGTGCTGGCACACAAACTGCACCGTCCCCGGTCAAGACGCCGGGACGCGAGAGTGCCGTCAATTCTCCGTCGCCCGCATTAATACGCTGAGCTATGTCTCGGTCGAGCATCTCGGCCGGGAGGAACGAACCGAATGAGAGTCTGGGCAGTCGCCAATCAAAAGGGTGGTGTCGGTAAAACCACATCTTCCATCGCTTTAGCCGGATTGCTGGCGGAGGCGGGCAAGCGCGTGGTTGTGGTCGATCTCGACCCGCACGGCTCGATGACCAGCTATTTCGGCTACGACCCCGACAGCCTGGAACACAGCAACTACGACCTGTTTCTGCACAAGGGCAGCGTGCCGCAAGGCTTGCCCGGGCAGTTGCTGCTGTCGACCAGCGACGAACGCATTTCCCTGTTGCCGTCCAGCACCGCACTCGCCACCCTTGAGCGTCAGTCGCCGGGGCAGAGTGGTCTGGGCCTGGTGATCGCCAAGAGTCTGGCGCAGCTGTGGCAGGACTTCGATTACGCGATCATCGACAGCCCGCCGTTGCTCGGCGTGCTGATGGTCAACGCCCTGGCCGCGAGCCAGCAACTGGTGATCCCGGTGCAGACCGAGCACCTGGCCGTCAAAGGTCTGGAGCGCATGGTCAACACCCTGGCGATGATCAACCGCTCGCGCAAACAGGCGCTGCCGTTCAGCATCGTACCGACCCTGTTCGACCGCCGCACCCAGGCGTCGCTGGGCACTCTGCGCGTACTGCGCGACAAGTTTCCGGAAGAGATCTGGCAGGGTTACATCCCGGTCGATACCCGTCTGCGCGACGCCAGCCGGGCCGGGGTCACACCTTCGCAATTCGATGGTAAGAGCCGTGGCGTGCTGGCTTATCGCGCGCTGCTCAAGCATCTGCTGGCGCAACAACTTGTTCCGCAGGTGGCTTGAATGACGTTGACCTCTGTAGGAGCTGCCGCAGGCTGCGATCTTTTGATCCGGTTTTGCGTGGCTTCTGAAAAGATCAAAAGATCGTCCGAACGCGGCACCGAACCTGCGGCAGCTCCTACAGGGAGTTGTGTATGAATCGGCCGGTGAAGTTAACGTCGAAGCCGCAGTTGGCATTGCAGTCCTATCTGGACAGCTTGCTGCAGGAGATTCCTGACGAGTTGCAGGTCGAGGCGCCGGTCGAGGTGGTCGAAAGTGCTGCGACGCTGGACGAGTTCCAGGCAGCGGTGCTGGAAGAGCAGGCGCGTGATGCGCAGAAAGCCGCCAAGCCTGCCGCCCCGGTTGCCGCGCCTGCCGTGGCGCCCGTTGCTAAAGCACCGGTGGCATTGATCGAAGAAGCCGAGCCGCCGCGCGCGCCGGTGTCGACACTCGCACCGCTGTTGCAAACCCAATTGCTGAAAACCGCGCCGGAGCCGGTGGTGGTCGAACCTGCTCCGGTTGCGCCCGCACCCGTCGAGCAGACGCTGGTGCCTCCGGTGGTGGAAGTGCATTTGCCGCCGAGCAACACGCCGCCTCCGGTGGACACCGATGGCCGTCCGGCCTGGGCTGCCGAAGCCTTCGAATGCCTGTTGTTCGATGTTGCCGGCCTTACCCTGGCGGTGCCGCTGGTGTGCCTCGGTTCGATCTATTCGCTGGCCGGCCACGAGTTGACGCCGCTGTTCGGGCAGCCGGAATGGTTCCTCGGGATTCTGCCGAGCCAGGCCGGCAACCTGAAAGTGTTGGACACCGCGCGCTGGGTCATGCCGGATCGCTATCGCGATGACTTCCGTCAGGGCTTGCAGTATGTGATTTCGGTACAAGGTTACGAATGGGGCCTGGCGGTGCATCAGGTCAGCCGTTCGTTGCGTCTGGATCCGAATGAAATCAAATGGAGAAGTCACCGGGGTCAGCGGCCATGGCTCGCCGGCACGGTGATCGAGCACATGTGTGCATTACTTGATGTAGCCGCGCTGGCCGAGTTGATCGCCAGCGGCGGGGCAAAGCACTTGGGCGGTCACAAGCCGCTACATAAATCGACATAGCAGCCGACATAACAGTCAGGCGAAGGCATTTTCAATGCCTCCACACAGAACACACACCGCCCAGTGCGGTTTTTTCGAGGGGTCAGGGTATGAGTAGTCAGGCGACGAATGCAAAAGGTTCTGAAGATCCGATCCTGCAATGGGTGACCTTCAAGCTGGACAACGAAACCTACGGCATCAACGTGATGCGCGTTCAGGAAGTCCTGCGTTACACCGAAATTGCTCCGGTACCGGGTGCGCCAAGCTACGTGCTGGGCATCATCAACCTGCGCGGTAACGTGGTCACCGTGATCGACACCCGTCAGCGCTTCGGCCTGAACAGCGGCGAGATCAGCGACAACACCCGTATCGTCATCATCGAGGCCGACAAGCAAGTGGTCGGGATCATGGTCGACAGCGTGGCCGAAGTGGTTTACCTGCGTCAGTCGGAAATCGAGACCGCGCCGAACGTCGGTAACGAAGAGTCGGCCAAGTTCATCCAGGGCGTGTGCAACAAGAACAACGAACTGCTGATCCTGGTCGAGCTGGACAAGATGATGAGCGAAGAAGAATGGTCGGAACTGGAGAGCATCTGATTGATTCTCGAGGTTGCGGTCATTGTCCTGTTCCTCTTCTGGGCAGGCACGCTGGCAATGTTTCTGGCGTACATCAAGGCGCAGCGCGTAATCGCTGCGCAACAGGCCCAGGGCGATGCGCTGCGTGATCAGCGCATCAAGGATCTGGCCAAGCGTGTCGACGACTATCAGAACGGCAACGTGCGCATGGGCGAAGCCCTGCACGAGCTGCGCTCGGTCGTCGGCCCGTTGCCGGACAAGATAGTTGCGCTGGAGCAGCGCGACCCGTCGAGCCTGTCGTTCGCCCAGGCGGCGAAACTGGTGGGCATGGGCGCGAGCGTTGATGAGCTGACCCAGTCCTGCGGCTTGACCCAGGCTGAGGCGGAGTTGATGCGCAAATTGCACAGAAGCTGAAGATCAAAAGATCGCAGCCTGCGGCAGCTCCTACATCGGGACTCGCGTTTCCCTGTAGGAGCTGCCGCAGGCTGCGATCTTTTGCTTTCAAGGCTAATAATCATCCCCACGTGCGGTGATGTCCTTCTCGACCATCGGCGCATCCGGGTCGTGCCCCTCGGGGAATTTCCCCTTCAGATTCCACGCAAACGCGATGATCTCGGCGATTGTGCGATACAGCTCCTCGGGGATGCTGTCGCCCAGCTCCATGCGCGCCAACAGCCGCACCAGCTCGGCGTTTTCATAGATCGGCACTTCGCAGTCGCGGGCGATGCGCAGGATTTCTTCGGCCAGTTCCTCGTCGCCCTTGGCGGTGAGGGTCGGGGCGTGGTTGCCGTCGTATTTGAGGGCGATGGCCTGGCGTGGAGCAGTGGAATCGTTCATGCGGTTTCGTCGACCCAGCGGTGTTCGAGGCGGGTTTGGTTGCCTTGCGGCGGGGTGCCGAGGTGGCAATCGAGATCGCCGACGTTCAGGCCGCGATCGAGCAGGCGCTGGCGCAGGGCGAACAGATTGGTTTCGATCAGGTCGGCGGTGTACGGGCGCTCGGCCCAGAGCTGGCTCGACAGGCTGCCGGCAATCAACTGCGCCTGAATCTGCATCGGCCCCAGCGGCTCCATGTCGAAGGCCAGATCGACGCGCCACAGCTGCTGTCTGGGTTCGCGCTCGTTGCGGCGTTCGTTGGGTTGCGGTTCTCTTTCCGGCGCTTCTTCGCGCTGAAACTTGACCTGCAACGGCACGATGTCCTGCAGGTTGCGCATGGGGATTTCCAGCTGCCAGGTGCTGAGCAGACGGCCGTCGTCGGTGACCCCGGTCTGTTCCAGACTCGACAGCTGATGGCTTTGCAGGCGCGACACGGCGGCTGCTGCGAGGCGCAGCAGATGCTCCAGATCGCCTTCGCCGTCGAGACTTTGCAGCAGACGGTCGGGCAGGGGGAAACTGCTCGGCACGGGCTTGGCGCTGACCTGACCGAGGGTGCCGAGGGCGTTGCGCACGAAACTCGGCAGCGCTTGCGCCAGGGTGTTGGCGGCGATGATCGCGTTGAAACTGGCATTGCCCGGCGCACCCGGCGACAGCTGCGCGATCAACTTGAGCAGATCGGCTTTCATGTCCGGGGCCAGCGCCGGATTCTGTCCGCTCAGCAATTTGGCTTCGAGAAAGGCACCGCTGTTGGCCAGAGCCAGGGCCACGCCTTTGGCGGTGCTCATCTGCTGCACATCCGGCAGGTTGGCGAGCAGGCGCACGACGGCAGCGCGCAGATCCTGCGAGGTCTGATCGTCGTCGGCCGGCAGGTTTTGCAAGGCGTTGAGCAAACCGTCCAGCGAACCTTGGCGAGTCTGCTGGCCGAGCAGTTGTTGGCTCACGGCCAATTGCTCCT harbors:
- a CDS encoding flagellar hook-length control protein FliK, translating into MTGEMNILPLPPTTPANARPLAMSGELLKLLTPVEGLIGAGQSAQAEVLSLKQADQTFQLLLKVTVDGGRQTTVQASSNLPLPTGTNLAVTQPSAGNLAITVQQAIASNVAALTRIDTAQLPVGTLLQGKVLTSQTLPQVPGQPTVYRSLVSLLNTAQSGATLDIDSPTPLRIGTLLSALVEDSQTLKFVPLSSRQEQLAVSQQLLGQQTRQGSLDGLLNALQNLPADDDQTSQDLRAAVVRLLANLPDVQQMSTAKGVALALANSGAFLEAKLLSGQNPALAPDMKADLLKLIAQLSPGAPGNASFNAIIAANTLAQALPSFVRNALGTLGQVSAKPVPSSFPLPDRLLQSLDGEGDLEHLLRLAAAAVSRLQSHQLSSLEQTGVTDDGRLLSTWQLEIPMRNLQDIVPLQVKFQREEAPEREPQPNERRNEREPRQQLWRVDLAFDMEPLGPMQIQAQLIAGSLSSQLWAERPYTADLIETNLFALRQRLLDRGLNVGDLDCHLGTPPQGNQTRLEHRWVDETA